Proteins encoded within one genomic window of Camelina sativa cultivar DH55 chromosome 19, Cs, whole genome shotgun sequence:
- the LOC104767647 gene encoding LOW QUALITY PROTEIN: protein SNOWY COTYLEDON 3 (The sequence of the model RefSeq protein was modified relative to this genomic sequence to represent the inferred CDS: inserted 3 bases in 2 codons; deleted 2 bases in 2 codons; substituted 1 base at 1 genomic stop codon), producing the protein MDSTNLKDATPYLRQLERDLSNLYLLRPTSAQICGWSRLVVGASRHRPKNPPRDRQDTTELTANNGRGGLQRRPRPAKNVPXSYLSHSPSRPHSHSTTTTTSSSSSSAILRSSKRYPSPLLSRMTTNSASNLVKMSSSFPKRSQSVDHHRHRFAPMDHQPWPGASRRGNSESVVPSLLSRSVDCDSDDGRKLGSGSVGSSMLQHSQSSRVSADGILNLDVGGGCEILETRDESKTRPSTLPRLGSSVLCDFTASDTDDVSSGSTTGAQECGFGFNGEVAXRNAMASAKLWQETNSRLRRLQDPFSPLCSIPSSRISSISSKFSQLKRFSGDSLLTSSPCGMVSPIXGAATRPASPSKIWATATLSIARALSSPSRVRNGVSEQMNAYSRTLPSILCFSADIRRGKIGEDRVINDHLLRLLYNCYLQWRFANARADSTFMVHRLSAEKNLWNAWVSISELRHSVSLKRIKLLLLRQKLKLASILKEQVGYLEAWSLLDRGHSNSLSGATEALKASTLHLPISGKALVDIQDLKHAVSSAVDVMHAMVFSLFSLTLKVEEMNSVMAEIMNITAKEKVLLEQCQGFLSKVAAMQVTHCNMKTHIIQLSRI; encoded by the exons atggattcaaCAAACCTGAAAGATGCGACGCCATATTTGAGACAATTGGAGAGAGATCTTAGTAATCTCTACCTCCTACGACCTACCTCAGCGCAGATCTGTGGCTGGTCTCGTCTTGTCGTCGGTGCCTCGAGG CACCGACCTAAGAATCCACCTCGAGATCGCCAAGATACAACTGAACTCACAGCTAACAATGGCAGAGGAGGACTACAACGAAGACCTAGACCTGCTAAAAATGTCCCTTAAAGCTACTTATCCCATTCCCCTTCTCGTCCTCATTCTCATTCCACCACCACTACtacatcttcttcgtcttcgtctgcGATACTGAGGTCAAGTAAGCGGTAT CCTTCCCCTTTGCTCTCTCGCATGACAACGAATTCTGCTTCTAATTTGGTTAAGATGTCTTCCTCGTTTCCTAAACGGTCTCAATCGGTGGACCATCATCGACACCGGTTTGCACCAATGGATCATCAGCCCTGGCCAGGCGCTTCTCGGAGGGGAAACTCTGAATCTGTTGTCCCGAGTTTGCTTTCTAGAAGCGTGGATTGTGACAGTGATGATGGGAGGAAGCTTGGATCTGGCTCTGTGGGAAGTTCAATGTTGCAGCATTCGCAGAGTTCTAGGGTTTCTGCTGATGGGATATTGAATTTAGATGTGGGAGGAGGTTGTGAAATTTTGGAAACGAGAGATGAGAGTAAGACAAGACCAAGCACACTTCCGCGATTGGGTTCTAGTGTTTTGTGTGACTTCACTGCATCTGATACTGATGATGTTTCATCCGGTAGCACTACTGGTGCACAGGAATGTGGTTTTGGTTTCAATGGGGAGGTTGC GCGTAATGCTATGGCTTCTGCTAAATTATGGCAAGAGACTAATAGCCGGTTAAGGCGGTTGCAGGATCCTTTCTCACCTTTATGCTCTATCCCAAGTTCAAGAATCAGTAGTATCTCATCAAAGTTCAGTCAATTGAAACGATTCTCTGGTGATAGTCTGTTGACATCATCTCCTTGTGGTATGGTTTCTCCAA AGGGTGCTGCTACTCGCCCTGCTTCACCAAGTAAGATTTGGGCAACAGCTACATTGTCTATAGCTAGGGCACTTTCTAGTCCTTCTCGAGTGAGGAATGGAGTTTCCGAACAAATG AATGCTTATAGCCGCACCTTGCCTTCAATTCTTTGTTTCTCTGCTGATATTAGGAGGGGCAAAATTGGGGAGGATCGAGTTATTAATGACCACTTGTTGAGGCTTCTGTATAACTGTTACCTGCAGTGGCGGTTTGCCAATGCGAGAGCAGACTCCACTTTCATGGTACATAGATTGAGTGCCGag AAAAACTTGTGGAATGCATGGGTATCAATTTCGGAACTGCGCCATTCTGTTAGTCTGAAACGGATCAAGTTGCTCTTGCTGAGGCAGAAACTAAAACTAGCTTCCATCTTGAAGGAGCAG GTTGGTTATCTAGAAGCATGGTCTCTTCTTGACAGAGGCCATTCAAATTCTTTGTCAGGAGCAACAGAAGCCCTGAAAGCGAGCACGCTTCATCTTCCAATTAGTGGAAAAGCCTTG GTTGATATTCAAGATCTCAAGCATGCTGTTAGTTCAGCTGTTGATGTCATGCACGCTATGGTGTTTTCGTTATTCTCGTTGACATTGAAG GTGGAGGAAATGAATTCAGTAATGGCGGAAATAATGAATATCACtgcaaaagaaaaggttttgctCGAACAGTGTCAAGGATTCTTATCAAAAGTAGCAGCAATGCAG GTTACACACTGCAACATGAAGACGCACATAATACAACTAAGTCGGATATAA
- the LOC104767646 gene encoding putative F-box protein At5g51000 yields MTKISDLSRDLVEEILCRVRITSIGAARSTCKLWNALFKDENFTKHSGTTSAKEIMFIMIRGCRAHLMSVNLHESYNHKVLVDLSIKEIGKLNQVNIIEMLHCDGLLLCVTADLSRLLVWNPSGTIRWIHQPKKNNFHILDRFAIGYDNNNRNVKVLRFYFYCWNPNSHIEYEIFDIESNSWRKLLDVTTDWRIHRRSVSFKGNTYFIAHVRLQVEEGEFLRCFDFTSERFGPRLPLPFHSRLDDSVILSTVGEEKLAVLFKKSDECEIGIWITTMIEPNTMTWSNLLKVDVELYIERFRFPHGSFLVDEKKKVAVVFDTHRKTWTNYKPYMVRENGHYKEVDFKESNRCGCSCALMFQV; encoded by the coding sequence ATGACAAAGATATCCGATCTTTCGCGTGATTTGGTAGAGGAGATACTGTGTAGGGTTCGTATAACTTCTATAGGGGCAGCAAGATCCACTTGCAAACTATGGAACGCTTTATTCAAAGATGAGAACTTTACAAAGCACAGTGGTACGACATCAGCCAAGGAGATTATGTTCATCATGATCCGTGGTTGTAGGGCTCATTTAATGAGCGTCAATCTCCATGAAAGTTATAACCACAAAGTCTTGGTAGATTTATCTATAAAGGAGATAGGTAAACTTAACCAAGTGAATATCATTGAAATGCTTCATTGCGATGGTTTATTGTTATGCGTCACTGCAGATCTTTCGAGGCTCCTGGTTTGGAACCCGTCCGGAACAATCAGGTGGATCCACCAACCCAAAAAGAACAATTTCCATATATTAGACAGGTTTGCTATCGGATACGACAACAACAACCGCAACGTCAAAGTCTTGAGGTTTTACTTTTACTGTTGGAATCCCAACAGCCACATTGAGTATGAAATCTTTGACATTGAGTCTAATTCATGGAGGAAGCTCCTTGATGTCACTACCGACTGGAGAATACATCGTAGGAGTGTGTCCTTTAAGGGAAATACTTACTTTATTGCTCATGTAAGATTGCaagtagaagaaggagaatttttacgttgttttgattttacaagtgAGAGATTTGGACCGCGTCTCCCTCTGCCGTTTCACTCTCGTCTTGACGATTCGGTAATTCTATCTACTGTTGGAGAAGAGAAGCTTGCAGTGTTATTTAAGAAGTCTGATGAATGTGAGATTGGAATATGGATTACCACTATGATTGAGCCCAATACAATGACGTGGAGCAACTTGCTTAAAGTTGATGTTGAACTATACATCGAAAGATTTAGGTTTCCACATGGGAGTTTCTTGGTcgacgagaagaagaaagtagcaGTGGTTTTTGATACACATAGAAAAACGTGGACCAACTACAAACCTTACATGGTTAGAGAGAATGGACACTACAAAGAAGTGGATTTCAAAGAATCTAACCGTTGTGGATGTTCatgtgctcttatgttccaagtttaa